From the Bacteroidia bacterium genome, one window contains:
- a CDS encoding GWxTD domain-containing protein, whose protein sequence is MFSVKAQTSFQNFFVKNSQYLLETALTVRPYSRDSLWVVVGFPLADSLKLLPDEQKVALHLTVYLQSNNKHPFREYSFSFNQYVGAESIGGNWGSVASKIPIPPEYFTIESELTILKLKGYNRFYSAHPASFRWNLSVVTPQNQPLSFYNDSIRIDNSGKQVLVDEYMIINKLPNPPYYVFRRKNIVLQPVIRNKVLPTPIKYFPNNAGGVILKNNTADTLNCLLFFGNADFPEPTTLFGLINPLGYICSSAEMRYFREDPSKRKLDEFWLDVGGNAARARERISIFYEQVAMSNRLFTDFRPGYLTDRGMIRCVFGRPDAIIYQPNKEVWIYEAIPGQTNSTKFTFIRYPHQLTANYFEVVRDPSYETLWFQTINNLRNGIIKK, encoded by the coding sequence ATAGCCGTGATAGTTTGTGGGTTGTGGTGGGTTTTCCATTAGCAGACTCTTTAAAATTACTCCCCGATGAGCAGAAAGTAGCTTTACATTTAACAGTTTATTTGCAGTCAAATAATAAACATCCATTTAGAGAGTATTCTTTTTCGTTTAATCAATACGTTGGTGCTGAATCTATTGGCGGAAATTGGGGGAGTGTAGCGAGCAAAATACCTATTCCACCGGAATATTTTACAATAGAATCTGAGTTAACTATTTTAAAATTAAAAGGATATAATAGATTTTATTCGGCACATCCGGCTTCATTTCGCTGGAACTTATCAGTAGTTACCCCCCAAAACCAACCACTCTCTTTTTACAATGACTCTATACGAATAGATAATTCAGGTAAACAAGTGTTGGTTGATGAATATATGATTATTAATAAGTTACCGAATCCGCCTTACTATGTTTTTAGAAGGAAAAATATAGTTTTGCAGCCCGTAATCCGTAATAAGGTGCTTCCTACCCCAATCAAATACTTTCCCAATAATGCCGGAGGTGTTATTTTAAAAAACAATACCGCTGATACCTTAAACTGTCTGTTGTTTTTTGGGAATGCAGATTTTCCCGAACCAACTACTCTTTTTGGGCTAATAAATCCATTGGGTTATATTTGTTCTTCTGCTGAGATGCGTTACTTTCGGGAAGATCCTTCTAAGAGAAAATTAGATGAATTTTGGTTAGATGTTGGGGGAAATGCGGCACGCGCACGTGAACGTATTTCCATTTTTTATGAACAAGTAGCTATGAGTAATCGCTTGTTTACGGATTTTAGACCCGGATATTTAACCGATAGAGGTATGATTAGGTGCGTCTTTGGCCGCCCTGATGCTATTATTTATCAACCGAATAAGGAAGTTTGGATATACGAGGCTATACCCGGCCAAACCAACTCTACCAAATTCACCTTTATCCGATACCCGCACCAGCTAACCGCAAACTACTTTGAAGTCGTGCGAGACCCAAGTTATGAAACACTCTGGTTCCAAACTATCAATAACTTACGAAATGGAATTATCA